One stretch of Armatimonadota bacterium DNA includes these proteins:
- a CDS encoding sigma-70 family RNA polymerase sigma factor, whose product MDREGGREAFERYRRGEAEPDALLACLQEEGRHWLAVHFPNLPEADREDLLQQALVAAFYALPRLRGDSYDHLRSYFLTTLRSKVTDHHRRRYREVVGLPGASDGPAELQQELPAQEPSGFEEVELLIDLARVLSPEEYRVARLKMEGFSDRDIARILRKAPGTVAALWHRSRRKIQGFGT is encoded by the coding sequence GTGGATCGGGAAGGGGGCCGGGAGGCCTTCGAACGGTACCGCAGGGGAGAGGCGGAGCCGGACGCACTTCTTGCCTGCCTGCAGGAGGAAGGCCGACACTGGCTGGCCGTCCACTTCCCCAACCTGCCCGAGGCCGACCGGGAAGACCTCCTCCAGCAGGCCCTGGTGGCCGCCTTCTATGCCCTCCCCCGTCTCCGCGGGGACTCCTACGACCACCTCCGCTCCTACTTCCTGACGACCCTCCGCTCGAAGGTCACGGATCACCACCGCCGGAGGTACAGGGAGGTGGTGGGACTCCCCGGGGCGTCCGATGGGCCTGCTGAACTCCAACAGGAACTCCCGGCACAGGAGCCGTCCGGGTTCGAGGAAGTGGAGCTCCTGATAGACCTCGCCCGGGTGCTTTCTCCGGAGGAGTACCGGGTGGCCCGGCTCAAGATGGAGGGCTTCTCAGACCGGGACATCGCCCGCATCCTCAGGAAGGCCCCCGGTACCGTGGCCGCCCTCTGGCACCGGTCCCGTCGGAAGATCCAGGGATTCGGCACGTGA
- a CDS encoding 7-cyano-7-deazaguanine synthase: protein MSTLRESLIEEIRRIAGGQPVVVAFSGGLDSTVVAALAKEALGPEKVLLVTVNMGQYAYRRGNEIVLEMAERLGLPQRCLLGQALQDRIMSAGPACNRCTREIKLGLVKAASRGRLVLTGANRSDTWGKMGLKLCNGIYAPLLDLDKPQIRALAQELGIDPPQTKIGENPGREGCKLKHLLKPLINPDYHGRAVARANEVILEAVRDCGFPAELANVKVIGPLSRNIGLVNLRPQPPREVADRVLLALREIPELDEVHLVDRPVVLVAKANPAILGDPHAQHWLQHGRMQPDFAQPIQVEWLPSGNRRLGTFHVVAFRWAERPEACQVKVLDKPTEAAL, encoded by the coding sequence ATGTCCACACTCCGGGAATCCCTCATCGAGGAGATCCGGCGGATCGCGGGGGGGCAGCCGGTGGTGGTGGCCTTCAGCGGGGGACTGGACAGCACCGTGGTGGCCGCCCTCGCGAAGGAGGCCCTGGGCCCCGAGAAGGTGCTGCTCGTCACCGTGAACATGGGACAGTACGCCTACCGCCGGGGCAACGAGATCGTCCTGGAGATGGCGGAGCGGCTGGGCCTTCCGCAGCGGTGCCTACTGGGCCAAGCCCTGCAGGACCGGATCATGAGCGCAGGCCCCGCCTGCAACCGCTGCACCCGGGAGATCAAGCTGGGGCTCGTGAAGGCCGCATCCCGGGGCCGGCTTGTGCTCACGGGCGCCAACCGCTCGGACACCTGGGGCAAGATGGGCCTGAAGCTCTGCAACGGGATCTACGCGCCGTTGCTGGACCTCGACAAGCCCCAGATCCGGGCGCTCGCGCAGGAACTGGGCATCGACCCCCCGCAGACCAAGATCGGGGAGAACCCGGGCCGGGAGGGCTGCAAGCTCAAGCACCTCCTCAAGCCCCTCATCAACCCCGACTACCACGGCCGGGCCGTGGCGCGGGCCAACGAGGTCATCCTGGAGGCGGTGCGGGACTGCGGCTTCCCAGCCGAGCTCGCGAACGTGAAGGTCATCGGCCCACTTTCCCGAAACATCGGGCTCGTGAACCTGCGGCCCCAGCCACCCCGGGAGGTGGCAGACCGCGTGCTCCTGGCCCTGCGGGAGATCCCGGAGCTGGACGAAGTCCACCTGGTAGACCGGCCCGTGGTGCTCGTGGCCAAGGCCAATCCCGCCATCCTCGGCGACCCCCACGCCCAGCACTGGCTGCAGCACGGCCGGATGCAGCCGGACTTCGCCCAGCCCATCCAGGTGGAGTGGCTCCCCAGCGGCAACCGGCGGTTGGGGACCTTTCACGTGGTGGCCTTCCGGTGGGCAGAGCGCCCTGAGGCTTGTCAAGTGAAAGTACTTGACAAGCCGACGGAAGCCGCGCTATAG
- a CDS encoding ABC transporter permease, which produces MAPAVDMRHLRPTWSAWGIVWRQLRRNRSAQLGLGILTIFALCGLLAPALAPRDPYASDLDKSLRPPSREHWLGTDELGRDILSRILYGARLSMVIGALAVGIGVVLGVPVGLISGYFGGWVDLLTQRLIDVLLAFPSTVLAILMVVILGVGLQNVMVAVGVVSVPTYARLVRAQVLSLKEQTFVEAARALGAGTARILFRHLLPNTVAVLIVQTTLQVASAILSAAALGFLGLGVQQPTAEWGAMLSTARQYIQLAPHTLVFPGLATMLTVLGFNLFGDGLRDALDPRLRL; this is translated from the coding sequence ATGGCGCCCGCGGTGGATATGCGACACCTCAGGCCCACATGGTCGGCATGGGGTATAGTATGGCGGCAGCTGCGGCGGAACCGCTCGGCCCAGCTTGGTCTTGGGATTCTCACGATCTTTGCCCTGTGCGGGCTGCTGGCGCCGGCGCTCGCGCCGCGCGATCCGTATGCCTCGGACCTAGACAAGAGCCTGCGGCCGCCCAGCCGGGAGCACTGGCTGGGCACGGACGAGCTCGGCCGGGACATCCTGAGCCGCATCCTCTACGGCGCGCGTCTGTCCATGGTGATTGGGGCCCTCGCGGTGGGCATCGGGGTGGTGTTGGGGGTCCCGGTGGGGCTGATTTCCGGGTACTTCGGGGGATGGGTGGATCTGCTAACGCAGCGGCTGATCGATGTGCTGCTGGCTTTTCCCAGCACCGTGCTCGCCATCCTCATGGTGGTGATCCTCGGTGTGGGGCTGCAGAACGTGATGGTCGCGGTGGGCGTGGTATCGGTGCCCACCTACGCACGGCTTGTGCGGGCCCAGGTGCTCTCCCTCAAGGAGCAGACCTTCGTGGAGGCTGCGCGGGCCCTGGGCGCGGGGACGGCCCGGATTCTCTTTCGCCACCTGCTCCCCAATACTGTGGCGGTGCTCATCGTGCAGACGACTCTCCAGGTCGCAAGCGCTATCCTCTCCGCGGCTGCCTTGGGGTTTCTGGGGCTCGGCGTCCAGCAGCCCACCGCGGAGTGGGGGGCCATGCTCTCCACGGCCCGGCAGTACATCCAGCTGGCTCCCCATACCCTGGTCTTCCCGGGGCTCGCCACGATGCTCACGGTGCTGGGGTTCAACCTCTTCGGCGATGGCCTGAGGGATGCCCTGGATCCGCGTCTGCGGCTGTAA
- the menC gene encoding o-succinylbenzoate synthase yields the protein MKLEAVELRVVELPLRFPFETRFGREETKCAILVCAHADGLVGWGEVPVRAAPLHSEETVETAWHVLRDFLAPALLGVDLQHPREVRDRLRFVRRHHMAKAGLEAAVWDLYAQREAKSLRELLGGVRDRVEVGVSLGIEPTVADLLGRVESFVARGYRRVKVKIRPGWDVQVVEELRRHFPDLPLQVDANSAYTLEDSPVFEAMDDLNLLLIEQPLGEDDLVDHAKLQARLRTPLCLDESIVHPHDARKAAELGSCRVVNVKPARLGGLTAAVETHDVCAAHGIPVWCGGMLETGIGRLANLSLASLPNFRLPGDLSASDRYFEEDLVDPPVVLEPDGTIRVPTEAGIAPRVRADRVDRVTVRREWVRAGERSS from the coding sequence ATGAAGCTTGAGGCGGTGGAGCTGCGGGTCGTCGAGCTGCCGCTCCGCTTCCCGTTCGAGACCCGCTTCGGCCGGGAAGAGACAAAGTGCGCGATCCTGGTCTGCGCGCACGCGGACGGGCTCGTGGGATGGGGCGAGGTACCCGTAAGGGCCGCACCCCTGCACAGCGAGGAAACGGTGGAGACCGCCTGGCACGTGCTCCGGGACTTCCTCGCGCCCGCGCTGTTGGGGGTGGACCTGCAGCACCCGCGGGAAGTCCGGGACCGGTTGCGCTTCGTCCGACGTCACCACATGGCCAAGGCGGGTCTGGAGGCGGCGGTGTGGGACCTGTACGCGCAGCGGGAGGCCAAAAGCCTGCGGGAACTATTGGGCGGGGTGCGGGACCGGGTGGAGGTGGGCGTGAGCCTCGGGATCGAGCCCACGGTGGCGGACCTGCTGGGTCGGGTGGAGTCGTTCGTGGCCCGGGGCTACCGCCGGGTGAAGGTGAAGATCCGGCCGGGTTGGGACGTGCAGGTGGTCGAGGAACTCCGCAGGCACTTCCCGGATCTGCCGCTACAGGTGGACGCCAACTCCGCCTACACCCTGGAGGACAGCCCGGTCTTCGAGGCCATGGATGACCTCAACCTCCTGCTGATCGAGCAGCCGCTGGGCGAAGACGATCTGGTGGACCACGCAAAGTTGCAGGCCCGGCTGCGGACGCCCCTCTGCCTCGACGAGTCCATCGTGCACCCCCACGACGCCCGCAAGGCCGCGGAGCTCGGCAGCTGCCGGGTGGTGAACGTCAAGCCAGCCCGGCTGGGCGGCCTGACGGCCGCGGTGGAGACCCACGACGTGTGCGCCGCCCACGGGATCCCTGTGTGGTGCGGGGGTATGCTGGAGACGGGGATCGGCCGGCTGGCGAACCTGAGCCTGGCGTCGCTGCCGAACTTCCGCCTGCCGGGCGACCTGTCGGCGTCCGACCGCTACTTCGAGGAGGACCTCGTCGACCCGCCCGTGGTGCTGGAGCCCGACGGGACGATCCGCGTGCCCACGGAGGCGGGGATCGCGCCCCGCGTGAGGGCGGACCGGGTGGACCGGGTGACCGTGCGGCGGGAGTGGGTGCGTGCGGGGGAGCGATCGTCATGA
- a CDS encoding glutathione ABC transporter substrate-binding protein: MNRILLGVGILGLLVALSLPGQSAPRGPEPGGTLIIGRGVDSVTLSPYATAAPDAEVIAHLVETLYELTPEGRIVPKLAESMPRVSADGRTMTIRLRRGIRFHDGTPFDAYAVKWNFDFILNPENRVPFRGILLGEVTSVEVVDRYTVRLVLRRPFVPLLAHLTHDFLAIHSPAAVERAGGMRPPNGEPYGRQPVGTGPFRFREWVRGDRIVLERNPDYWGPRKPLLDQVVFRAIPDDGARVLALEGGQVHVAVRVPPRETTRLALNRALRIDRTNSVRTIFIAFNNQKFTDVRVRQAFNYAVNKRAIVQTVLGGAARVSDAPISPGIVGYAPIQPGGWPYDVNRARQLLAEAGHGGGLTVTILHPTGRYVQDAAVAAAIQAQLRAAGINARLQTMEWAAYLAYTNQPVDRTPVEMFMLGWGTVTGDADYGLYSLFHSSQWAPAGFNRAFYRNPQVDQLLDQARTETNPARRADLYRQAMILIWRDAPWIFLHSESQTTGVRREVQDLVVHPTERILAHTAWLRR; encoded by the coding sequence GTGAATCGGATCCTGCTGGGTGTTGGGATTCTGGGATTGCTGGTTGCGCTCAGCCTCCCGGGGCAATCTGCCCCCAGAGGGCCCGAGCCGGGAGGGACCCTGATCATCGGGCGTGGGGTGGACTCCGTCACTCTGAGCCCGTACGCCACCGCAGCGCCGGATGCGGAGGTGATCGCCCACCTGGTGGAGACCCTCTACGAGCTCACACCGGAGGGCCGTATCGTTCCCAAGCTCGCGGAATCCATGCCGCGGGTGAGCGCCGACGGCCGCACCATGACCATCCGGCTGCGCCGGGGCATCCGGTTCCACGACGGCACCCCGTTCGATGCCTACGCGGTGAAGTGGAACTTTGACTTCATCTTGAACCCCGAAAACCGCGTGCCCTTCCGGGGCATCCTCCTGGGGGAGGTGACCAGCGTGGAGGTGGTGGACCGGTACACGGTGCGGCTGGTGCTGCGCCGGCCCTTCGTGCCGCTCCTCGCGCACCTCACCCACGACTTCCTCGCCATCCACAGCCCCGCCGCGGTGGAGCGGGCGGGCGGCATGCGTCCCCCGAACGGCGAGCCCTACGGCCGCCAGCCCGTGGGTACGGGGCCTTTCCGGTTCCGGGAGTGGGTGCGCGGGGACCGCATCGTGCTGGAACGCAACCCGGACTACTGGGGTCCCCGCAAGCCTCTCTTGGATCAAGTGGTATTCCGCGCCATCCCCGACGACGGTGCCCGGGTTCTGGCCCTGGAAGGCGGGCAGGTGCATGTGGCGGTGCGGGTGCCGCCCCGGGAGACCACGCGTCTAGCGCTTAACCGGGCCCTGCGCATTGACCGCACGAACAGCGTGCGCACCATCTTCATCGCCTTCAACAACCAGAAGTTCACGGACGTCCGGGTGCGGCAGGCGTTTAACTATGCGGTGAACAAGCGGGCCATCGTGCAGACGGTGCTGGGCGGGGCCGCCCGGGTCTCGGACGCTCCCATCTCGCCCGGAATCGTTGGGTACGCGCCCATCCAGCCCGGCGGGTGGCCCTACGATGTGAACCGGGCCAGGCAGCTGCTGGCGGAGGCCGGGCACGGAGGCGGGCTTACGGTAACGATCCTGCACCCCACGGGCCGGTACGTGCAGGATGCGGCGGTGGCAGCCGCGATACAGGCCCAGCTGCGGGCCGCGGGGATCAACGCACGGCTTCAAACCATGGAGTGGGCCGCCTACCTCGCGTACACAAACCAGCCCGTGGACCGCACCCCCGTGGAGATGTTCATGCTGGGGTGGGGGACGGTGACGGGGGACGCGGACTACGGGCTCTACAGTCTCTTCCACAGCAGCCAGTGGGCGCCCGCGGGATTTAACCGGGCCTTCTACCGGAACCCTCAGGTGGATCAGCTTCTGGATCAGGCCCGCACCGAAACGAACCCGGCCCGGCGGGCAGACCTCTACAGGCAGGCCATGATCCTGATCTGGCGGGATGCACCCTGGATCTTCCTGCACAGCGAGTCCCAGACCACTGGCGTACGCCGGGAGGTGCAGGACCTCGTGGTGCACCCCACGGAGCGGATCCTGGCGCACACGGCCTGGCTACGCCGGTAG
- a CDS encoding DUF4870 domain-containing protein, whose amino-acid sequence MDLEAPENRLLAALGYPIWIVALVVVLTEMKKDPFLRYHGWQALFWGLGWFVLWVGLNVATALVAIVPLLGIVIRFLAGLAFLVAWGLLSVVYAVRAYRGERFEIPVVVNFARRYMLGEV is encoded by the coding sequence ATGGACCTGGAAGCGCCCGAAAACCGGCTCCTCGCAGCCCTCGGCTACCCCATCTGGATCGTCGCCCTGGTGGTGGTTCTCACGGAGATGAAGAAAGATCCTTTTCTCCGTTACCACGGGTGGCAGGCCCTGTTCTGGGGCCTCGGGTGGTTCGTGCTCTGGGTGGGCCTAAACGTGGCGACGGCCCTTGTGGCGATCGTTCCCCTGCTCGGCATCGTCATCCGCTTCCTCGCAGGCCTGGCCTTCCTGGTGGCGTGGGGGCTGCTGTCCGTGGTCTACGCGGTGCGGGCCTACCGGGGAGAGCGGTTTGAGATCCCCGTGGTGGTCAACTTCGCCCGCCGGTACATGCTCGGGGAGGTCTAG
- a CDS encoding nucleotidyltransferase domain-containing protein, which translates to MGHLGVDWKRLRRFLHRVHERFPLERVLLFGSRARGDELETSDYDLLLVSEAFRALTWRERLRQIMDLWDLEVDLQPLCYTPEEFVRKRQELCVVAEAVESGQALWPEAPETCPPPPDP; encoded by the coding sequence ATGGGTCACCTCGGCGTTGACTGGAAGCGGCTGAGGCGGTTCCTGCACCGGGTCCACGAGCGGTTCCCCTTGGAGCGCGTCCTGCTGTTCGGGTCCCGGGCCCGGGGCGATGAGCTGGAGACGAGCGACTACGACCTCCTCCTCGTCTCCGAGGCGTTCCGGGCACTCACCTGGCGCGAACGCCTGCGGCAGATCATGGACCTGTGGGATCTCGAGGTGGACCTCCAACCCCTGTGCTACACCCCGGAGGAGTTCGTCCGCAAGCGGCAGGAACTGTGCGTGGTCGCAGAGGCCGTCGAGAGCGGACAGGCGCTTTGGCCGGAAGCTCCGGAAACATGTCCGCCGCCACCCGATCCGTGA
- a CDS encoding HEPN domain-containing protein, whose product MREEARRWLAQAEADLAHARASAQAGFYFAAAFSCHQAAEKWLKGAIIELRRTLPPKTHNLVELGRLLEAPEEVMSDLRLLNPEYAVSRYPDAANGVPAENYDARKAGMLLEATERVRTWVTSALTGSG is encoded by the coding sequence ATGCGGGAAGAGGCAAGACGGTGGCTTGCGCAGGCGGAGGCGGATCTGGCACACGCCCGGGCCAGTGCGCAGGCAGGTTTTTACTTCGCCGCGGCCTTCAGCTGTCATCAGGCGGCGGAAAAGTGGCTGAAGGGAGCCATCATCGAGCTGCGCCGCACCCTGCCGCCGAAAACCCACAACCTGGTCGAGCTGGGACGGCTGCTGGAGGCTCCGGAGGAGGTGATGAGCGACCTGCGCCTGCTGAATCCGGAGTATGCGGTCTCACGGTATCCCGATGCCGCCAACGGGGTACCCGCGGAGAACTACGACGCCCGCAAGGCGGGAATGCTCCTTGAGGCCACGGAGCGGGTCCGGACATGGGTCACCTCGGCGTTGACTGGAAGCGGCTGA
- a CDS encoding trypsin-like peptidase domain-containing protein, producing the protein MKRSVGSLTAGLLAVLLAGLAAAQGVADLVDRARPAVAIVVARTGSGLSQGSVFVYDARGLLLTAAHVVEGASEVTVRLPNRRPMVAVVAHTSQALGVTALRVGEEGLPFIPLAAGRPRVGEEVVVLGYPLAEVIGFDDFTVTRGIVSRVLVDQGLLQFDASVNPGNSGGPVLNSRGEAVGIVVSRIRGAAGIGFAVMSEAARDVARLALQAPYALTTPPVVQTPPTPAPTPTPGVGLDPRELRLIGRKGPTPQNGEIRTPVNLAIREAYYVVRSGALFVFIALYETPMGDAEISVSWRLPGSSVPRWRLRYFPSTGRYVFGRVVLVDEARRIENVEPVHVEGLTVIAREALIGMALPVSALRPATAEWEIQVGTLYRGPGDRYYWVDWLPWARITL; encoded by the coding sequence ATGAAGCGGTCTGTGGGATCTTTGACAGCAGGTCTTTTGGCGGTGCTCCTCGCAGGTTTGGCTGCCGCGCAGGGAGTCGCCGATCTGGTGGACCGGGCAAGGCCTGCGGTGGCCATCGTGGTGGCACGAACGGGGAGCGGCCTGAGTCAGGGATCCGTGTTTGTGTACGACGCCCGAGGGCTTCTGCTGACGGCCGCTCACGTGGTGGAGGGGGCGAGCGAGGTAACCGTGCGGCTCCCGAATCGCCGGCCCATGGTGGCGGTCGTGGCGCACACCAGCCAAGCCCTGGGCGTGACAGCCTTGCGGGTAGGGGAGGAGGGATTGCCCTTCATTCCGCTTGCGGCAGGTCGTCCCCGGGTGGGCGAGGAAGTGGTGGTGCTCGGGTATCCCCTGGCGGAGGTGATCGGGTTTGACGACTTCACGGTCACGCGGGGGATCGTCAGCCGGGTGCTGGTGGATCAGGGCTTGTTGCAGTTCGACGCCTCCGTGAACCCGGGCAACAGCGGCGGCCCGGTGTTGAACAGCCGGGGTGAGGCGGTGGGGATCGTGGTGAGCAGGATTCGGGGCGCGGCAGGGATCGGATTCGCGGTGATGAGCGAGGCCGCGCGGGACGTGGCGCGGCTCGCTCTGCAGGCTCCGTATGCGCTTACCACCCCGCCCGTCGTCCAGACTCCTCCGACGCCGGCTCCGACGCCAACACCCGGCGTGGGCCTGGACCCGCGGGAGCTGAGACTCATCGGCCGGAAGGGACCTACGCCGCAGAACGGCGAGATCCGGACGCCCGTGAATCTGGCAATCCGCGAGGCCTATTATGTGGTGAGGAGCGGCGCGCTGTTCGTGTTCATCGCGCTCTATGAGACACCCATGGGCGATGCGGAGATATCGGTGAGCTGGAGGCTACCCGGATCGAGCGTCCCCCGCTGGCGGTTACGGTATTTCCCCTCTACCGGGAGATACGTGTTCGGACGTGTGGTCCTGGTGGACGAAGCCCGCAGGATCGAGAACGTGGAACCCGTTCACGTGGAAGGGCTCACGGTGATCGCTCGAGAGGCGCTGATCGGGATGGCCCTGCCGGTGAGCGCGCTGCGGCCGGCGACTGCCGAATGGGAGATCCAGGTGGGAACTCTGTACCGTGGCCCCGGCGACCGCTATTACTGGGTTGACTGGCTGCCGTGGGCCCGCATCACGCTCTGA
- a CDS encoding Hsp20/alpha crystallin family protein: MLTRWGRWDPFEEVRAIQREISNLFDRFFGSTQLAPASRAASWVPPLEAFYHKDHLILRFFLPGVDPKTVDVSVTGNVLTVRGERKLEMDIPQEDYLFCEVTYGPFERTVNLPGEVKTDQVSARYQHGVLEISLPVAEAARPRKVPVEVK; encoded by the coding sequence ATGCTGACCCGTTGGGGTCGGTGGGATCCCTTTGAGGAGGTCCGCGCCATCCAGCGCGAGATCAGCAATCTCTTCGACCGCTTCTTCGGCTCCACCCAGCTCGCCCCCGCGAGCCGAGCCGCCTCGTGGGTCCCGCCCCTGGAGGCCTTCTACCACAAGGACCACCTGATCCTGCGGTTCTTCCTCCCCGGGGTGGATCCCAAGACCGTGGACGTCTCCGTCACGGGGAACGTGCTGACCGTGCGGGGCGAGCGGAAGCTGGAGATGGACATCCCCCAGGAGGACTACCTCTTCTGCGAGGTGACCTACGGGCCCTTCGAGCGGACGGTGAACCTGCCCGGGGAGGTGAAGACCGACCAGGTGAGTGCCCGCTACCAGCACGGGGTGCTGGAGATCTCCCTGCCCGTGGCGGAGGCCGCGCGTCCGCGGAAGGTGCCCGTGGAGGTGAAGTAA
- a CDS encoding ABC transporter permease: protein MWRYLAKRLLLAVPVLFGVSVVVFAAIRLIPGDPAQIMAGQAATQEVVEEIRRSLGLDQPLPVQYLYFLRNVLHGDLGRSLFNGAPVVEELAQRFPRTVRLAFASLLVATLIGIPAGIAAATHRLSWVDTLVMVLALAGISVPVFWLGLNLILVFSVRLGWLPAFGYETWRHLILPSVTLGTASAAVIARMTRSSMLEVLGQDYVRTARAKGLPERAVVYRHALRNALIPVVTVLGLQLGTLLSGAVLTETVFAWPGIGRLLVEAVLARDYPVVQGTILLIATTFVVLNVVVDVLYALLDPRIRYT from the coding sequence GTGTGGCGGTACCTCGCGAAGCGGCTGCTGCTCGCGGTCCCGGTCCTGTTCGGGGTCTCCGTGGTGGTCTTCGCCGCCATCCGCCTGATCCCCGGAGATCCCGCCCAGATCATGGCGGGGCAGGCGGCCACGCAGGAGGTGGTGGAGGAGATCCGGAGGTCTCTCGGGCTTGATCAGCCTCTCCCTGTCCAGTACCTGTACTTCCTCCGCAATGTCCTCCACGGGGACCTGGGACGTTCCCTCTTCAACGGGGCGCCCGTGGTGGAGGAGCTCGCGCAACGGTTTCCCCGCACCGTGCGGCTGGCGTTCGCAAGCCTGTTGGTGGCCACCCTCATCGGCATCCCCGCCGGGATCGCAGCGGCCACCCACCGCCTCTCGTGGGTGGACACCCTGGTGATGGTCCTGGCCCTTGCGGGGATCTCCGTCCCGGTGTTCTGGTTGGGGCTGAACCTGATTCTGGTCTTCTCCGTGCGGCTGGGGTGGTTGCCGGCCTTCGGGTACGAGACCTGGCGGCACCTCATCCTCCCCTCCGTGACCCTGGGGACCGCCAGCGCCGCGGTCATCGCCCGCATGACCCGATCCAGCATGCTGGAGGTCTTGGGGCAGGACTACGTGCGCACCGCCCGGGCCAAAGGCCTCCCGGAGCGGGCGGTGGTGTACCGCCACGCCCTCCGCAACGCCCTCATCCCTGTGGTCACCGTCCTCGGCCTGCAGCTCGGGACGCTGCTCTCCGGGGCTGTGCTCACGGAGACCGTGTTCGCGTGGCCTGGAATCGGGCGGCTCCTGGTGGAGGCGGTGCTGGCCCGTGACTACCCCGTGGTCCAGGGCACCATCCTTCTCATCGCCACCACCTTTGTCGTGCTCAACGTGGTGGTAGACGTCCTGTATGCGCTACTCGATCCCCGGATCCGGTATACCTAG
- the queG gene encoding tRNA epoxyqueuosine(34) reductase QueG has protein sequence MSAATRSVTSEWVKARARELGFDLVGIARAEPLADHAERLRSWLAQGMQGSMGYVAQHAERALDPTRAWPGVRSVIVVGLAYRWDAPEPEDGRPRGRVSCYAWGEDYHRVMERKLQQLCRDLLGHGARLARPYADTGPTLDRAWAQRAGLGWFGKNTMILTRTGHGSYVFLGEVFTDLPLEPDPPVRGSCGACTLCLHRCPTGAIVAPYVVDARRCISYLTIEHRGWIPRSLRPLIGTWVFGCDVCQEVCPHNVLVKKGLHAEFAPRRDVAYPDLVELLHLDEETYRERFRNSALKRAKRQGLRRNAAVALGNLQDPRAIPALAKALADEDPIIRGHAAWALGRIGGEEAQQALRARLAVEPDPAVRGELLEALQTPEISAP, from the coding sequence ATGTCCGCCGCCACCCGATCCGTGACCTCCGAGTGGGTCAAGGCCCGGGCCCGGGAGCTTGGGTTTGACCTCGTGGGGATCGCCCGGGCAGAACCGTTGGCTGACCACGCGGAGCGGCTGCGGAGTTGGCTGGCTCAGGGGATGCAGGGAAGTATGGGGTACGTGGCACAGCACGCGGAACGGGCCCTGGACCCCACGCGAGCCTGGCCCGGGGTGCGGTCCGTGATCGTGGTGGGCCTCGCGTACCGGTGGGACGCGCCCGAACCCGAGGACGGCCGTCCGCGCGGCCGCGTCTCGTGCTACGCCTGGGGCGAGGACTACCACCGGGTGATGGAGCGCAAGCTGCAGCAGCTGTGCAGGGATCTCCTCGGCCACGGTGCCCGCCTCGCCCGCCCCTACGCGGACACGGGTCCCACCCTGGACCGGGCGTGGGCCCAGCGGGCGGGCCTCGGCTGGTTCGGCAAGAATACCATGATCCTCACCCGCACCGGGCACGGGTCCTACGTGTTCCTGGGCGAGGTCTTCACGGACCTCCCGCTGGAGCCGGATCCGCCCGTCCGGGGCTCCTGCGGGGCCTGCACCCTCTGCCTCCATCGGTGTCCCACGGGGGCCATCGTGGCGCCGTACGTGGTGGATGCCCGGCGATGCATCAGCTACCTCACCATCGAGCACCGGGGCTGGATCCCCCGTTCCCTCCGCCCCCTCATCGGCACCTGGGTGTTCGGGTGCGACGTCTGCCAGGAGGTCTGTCCCCACAACGTCCTCGTGAAAAAGGGCCTCCATGCGGAGTTCGCGCCCCGCCGGGACGTGGCCTACCCGGATCTCGTGGAGCTCCTGCATCTCGATGAGGAGACTTACCGGGAGCGGTTCCGGAACAGCGCCCTGAAGCGGGCCAAGCGGCAGGGGCTGCGGCGCAACGCTGCCGTGGCCCTGGGGAACCTGCAGGACCCCCGCGCGATCCCGGCCCTCGCAAAGGCTCTGGCGGACGAGGATCCCATCATCCGGGGACACGCGGCATGGGCCCTGGGCCGGATCGGCGGGGAGGAGGCCCAGCAGGCCCTGCGGGCACGGCTCGCGGTAGAACCCGACCCCGCGGTACGGGGAGAACTCCTGGAAGCCCTGCAGACCCCGGAGATCTCCGCACCGTGA